One Setaria viridis chromosome 7, Setaria_viridis_v4.0, whole genome shotgun sequence genomic region harbors:
- the LOC117862593 gene encoding subtilisin-like protease, producing the protein MGSFKLSLLRILLIPFLLAPIVAEDLTTAGDGVLPTLIELPTGDDELRTFIVHVQPAENRVFGTADDRTAWYQSFLPEDGRLLHAYHHVASGFAARLTRRELDAMSAIPGFLWAHPSEVYELLTTYTPRFLGLDTPQGDGGGNHSALGFGDGVIIGVPDSGVSPDHPSYSGDGMPPPPARWKGRCDFDGAACNNKLIGARSFAFGTSPLDEAGHGTHTSSTAAGALVPDANVLGQGRGTAAGIAPRAHVAIYKVCGRSCSGDDILAGIDAAVGDGVDVLSISIAGGGPEVPYYENPIDIGTFGAVEKGILVSIAAGNHGPGASTLYNDAPWMLSVAASTVDRLIGAQVRLGNGLSFDGESLYQPDISPDVFYPLVNAGASWKYNAQYCGAGSLDGLDVEGKIVLCYRGGGTGRVAKGEVVKRAGGAGMILANGASDGYSTFADAHALPASHVSYAAGEAIKEYISTTAKPVAKIVFRGTVLGAKPAPAMASFSSRGPSLRVPGILKPDVTGPGVNILAAWPVQVGPSSAAGSGPAFNFQSGTSMATPHLSGVAALVKSKHPDWSPAAIRSAIMTTADPNDLSGNPIVDEHHQPASFFLTGAGHVDPDKAVDPGLVYDIATADYVAHLCSVYASRFVSVIARRNVDCSAVTVIPDNALNYPSISVSFPPAWKSTAAVVEVRRTARNVGKAPAVYYPYVDLPSGAAVSVTVTPSSLQFTKVNQEKSFTVSVSRGKSGKGDVVQGALRWVSDDHTVRSPISITFE; encoded by the coding sequence ATGGGAAGCTTCAAGCTATCCTTGCTCCGCATTCTTCTTattcccttcctccttgctccAATCGTTGCCGAGGACCTGACGACAGCCGGCGACGGTGTGCTCCCAACGCTCATCGAGCTACCAACCGGCGATGATGAGCTTCGAACGTTCATCGTGCACGTGCAGCCGGCCGAGAACCGCGTGTTCGGCACCGCCGACGACCGGACGGCGTGGTACCAGTCGTTCCTCCCGGAGGACGGCCGGCTCCTCCACGCGTACCACCACGTTGCCAGCGGCTTCGCCGCCCGGCTGACCCGCCGGGAGCTCGACGCTATGTCCGCCATTCCGGGGTTCCTCTGGGCGCACCCGAGCGAGGTTTATGAGCTGCTGACGACGTACACGCCCCGGTTCCTCGGCCTGGACACGCCACAGGGCGACGGCGGTGGAAACCATAGCGCCTTGGGGTTCGGCGACGGCGTGATCATCGGCGTCCCCGACAGCGGTGTCTCCCCCGACCACCCGTCGTACAGCGGCGAcggcatgccgccgccgccggcaaggtGGAAGGGGCGGTGCGACTTCGACGGCGCCGCGTGCAACAACAAGCTCATCGGCGCGCGGTCCTTCGCGTTCGGCACGTCGCCGCTCGACGAGGCCGGGCACGGCACGCACACGTCGAGCACTGCCGCCGGGGCCCTCGTGCCGGATGCCAACGTGCTCGGGCAGGGCCGCGGCACCGCCGCCGGGATAGCACCCCGCGCCCACGTCGCCATATACAAGGTGTGCGGCCGCAGCTGCTCCGGCGACGATATCCTCGCCGGCATCGACGCGGCCGTGGGCGACGGCGTCGACGTCCTCTCCATATCCAttgccggcggcgggccggagGTGCCGTACTACGAGAACCCCATCGACATCGGAACGTTCGGCGCCGTCGAGAAGGGCATCCTCGTCAGCATCGCAGCCGGCAACCACGGCCCCGGCGCCAGCACGCTGTACAACGACGCGCCGTGGATGCTCTCCGTCGCGGCGAGCACCGTGGACCGCCTGATCGGCGCCCAGGTGCGCCTCGGCAACGGCCTCTCCTTCGACGGCGAGTCCTTGTACCAGCCGGACATCTCGCCGGACGTCTTCTACCCGCTGGTCAACGCCGGCGCCAGCTGGAAATACAACGCTCAGTACTGCGGCGCGGGCTCGCTGGACGGCCTCGACGTCGAGGGCAAGATCGTGCTCTGctaccgcggcggcggcaccggtcGGGTTGCGAAAGGCGAAGTGGTGAAGCGAGCCGGAGGCGCCGGCATGATCCTGGCCAACGGGGCCTCCGATGGCTACAGCACGTTCGCCGACGCGCACGCCCTCCCGGCCTCGCATGTCAGCTACGCTGCCGGCGAGGCCATCAAGGAGTACATCAGCACCACGGCGAAGCCGGTGGCGAAGATCGTCTTCCGGGGCACCGTCCTCGGCGCGAAGCCGGCACCGGCCATGGCTTCCTTCTCGTCGCGCGGGCCCAGCCTGCGCGTCCCCGGCATCCTCAAGCCCGACGTCACGGGGCCCGGCGTGAACATACTGGCGGCGTGGCCGGTCCAGGTCGGCCCTTCGTCGGCGGCGGGCTCCGGGCCGGCCTTCAACTTCCAGTCCGGCACGTCCATGGCGACGCCACACCTCAGCGGCGTCGCGGCGCTGGTCAAGAGCAAGCACCCGGactggtcgccggcggcgatcaGGTCCGCCATCATGACCACCGCCGACCCCAACGACCTCTCCGGGAACCCGATCGTCGACGAGCACCACCAGCCGGCGAGCTTCTTCTTGACGGGCGCCGGCCACGTCGACCCGGACAAGGCCGTGGACCCCGGCCTGGTCTACGACATCGCCACCGCCGACTACGTCGCCCACCTCTGCAGCGTCTACGCGAGCCGGTTTGTGTCCGTCATCGCGCGGCGCAACGTCGACTGCTCGGCCGTCACTGTGATCCCAGACAACGCGCTCAACTACCCGTCCATCTCTGTCTCGTTCCCGCCGGCGTGGAAATCCACTGCAGCCGTAGTGGAGGTGCGCCGGACGGCGAGGAACGTCGGGAAGGCGCCGGCGGTGTACTACCCCTACGTGGACCTGCCGTCGGGCGCAGCGGTGAGCGTCACCGTCACGCCGAGCTCGCTGCAGTTCACCAAGGTGAACCAGGAGAAGAGCTTCACGGTGTCCGTGTCCCGAGGTAAGAGTGGTAAGGGGGATGTGGTGCAGGGCGCGCTCCGGTGGGTGTCCGACGATCACACCGTCAGAAGCCCCATCTCCATCACATTTGAATGA